The Panicum virgatum strain AP13 chromosome 5K, P.virgatum_v5, whole genome shotgun sequence genome has a window encoding:
- the LOC120708305 gene encoding pentatricopeptide repeat-containing protein At3g13160, mitochondrial-like isoform X1: MASAAAASSARRLSSIFSSAKPRARPPKSAPAPAAAPAPKPAAGEAEAIPKKGRNRDMPLGKVVQTVIRQRDPDKLVSQFVAASAASQRFRDRHRVYEVAVARLASFGRQEAVAAILDAQKPFLEASTEGFATRLVRLYGRASMPSHAAATFHDLPPKHKSVMTFNALLAAYVHAGDFDALATAFQQIPASYPTIVPTVPSYNILISALCQKPDLSAALDVIALMDKRGLTPDEVSFNTLLNGFYNSGCFDDAEKVWEMMKERNVEPNTKSYNAKLRGLVAKGRIEDAVAVIEMMQKDGPKPDSVSYNELIRGYCKEGRLDEAKKVYVDLVKNECAPNRGTFHTLVPCFLEAGELDCALTCCHEIFSRKCKVQFSLLQGVVTALVAASRVEEAKMIVERGRKNSYPRKGLRMPPRTREDMGLKMLPTGEDIDAEAEADWEDSSPDEEGSEEGGVSKNA; the protein is encoded by the exons atggcctccgccgccgccgcctccagcgcgcgccgcctctccagcatcttctcctcGGCCAAACCACGCGCCCGACCACCCAagtccgcgcccgcgcccgccgcggcgcctgCCCCGAAacctgccgccggcgaggcggaggcgataCCCAAAAAGGGTCGCAACCGCGACATGCCCCTCGGCAAAGTCGTGCAGACCGTCATCCGGCAGCGCGATCCGGACAAGCTGGTGTCCCAGTTTGTCGCGGCGTCGGCCGCGTCCCAGAGATTCCGCGACAGGCACCGCGTGTACGAGGTGGCCGTGGCCCGCCTCGCTTCCTTCGGCCGCCAGGAGGCCGTCGCGGCCATCCTCGACGCCCAGAAGCCCTTCCTCGAGGCCTCCACCGAGGGATTCGCCACGCGCCTCGTCCGCCTCTACGGCCGCGCCTCCATGCCGTCCCACGCCGCCGCGACCTTCCACGACCTCCCGCCAAAGCACAAATCCGTCATGACCTTCaacgccctcctcgccgcctacGTCCACGCTGGCGACTTCGATGCGCTCGCCACCGCGTTCCAGCAGATCCCGGCCTCGTACCCCACCATTGTCCCCACTGTACCCTCTTACAACATTCTCATCAGCGCGTTGTGCCAGAAGCCGGACCTCTCGGCCGCCCTCGACGTCATCGCGCTGATGGACAAGCGCGGTCTTACACCCGATGAGGTATCTTTCAACACTCTGCTTAATGGGTTTTACAACAGTGGTTGCTTTGATGATGCCGAGAAAGTCTGGGAGATGATGAAGGAGAGGAATGTTGAGCCGAACACAAAGAGCTATAACGCAAAGCTGCGGGGTCTGGTTGCCAAAGGGAGGATTGAGGATGCAGTCGCTGTAATTGAGATGATGCAGAAGGATGGGCCCAAACCTGATTCAGTCTCCTACAATGAACTCATTCGAGGGTATTGCAAAGAAGGGAGGTTGGATGAGGCCAAGAAAGTATATGTTGATCTGGTAAAGAATGAATGTGCACCAAATAGGGGCACATTTCATACCCTTGTGCCATGTTTTCTTGAGGCTGGGGAGCTTGATTGTGCTCTAACATGCTGCCATGAGATCTTTAGTAGGAAGTGCAAAGTGCAATTCTCGTTACTGCAGGGGGTAGTGACTGCATTGGTTGCTGCCTCAAGGGTGGAGGAGGCTAAGATGATTGTTGAGCGTGGGAGGAAGAACTCCTATCCTCGGAAGGGTTTGAGGATGCCACCACGTACTAGAGAAGACATGGGTTTGAAGATGCTACCTACCGGCGAAGACATTGATGCAGAAGCTGAAGCTGACTGGGAAGATTCTTCACCGGATGAAGAGGGGTCTGAGGAGGGAGGTGTGTCTAAAAATGCTTG A
- the LOC120708305 gene encoding pentatricopeptide repeat-containing protein At3g13160, mitochondrial-like isoform X2, producing MASAAAASSARRLSSIFSSAKPRARPPKSAPAPAAAPAPKPAAGEAEAIPKKGRNRDMPLGKVVQTVIRQRDPDKLVSQFVAASAASQRFRDRHRVYEVAVARLASFGRQEAVAAILDAQKPFLEASTEGFATRLVRLYGRASMPSHAAATFHDLPPKHKSVMTFNALLAAYVHAGDFDALATAFQQIPASYPTIVPTVPSYNILISALCQKPDLSAALDVIALMDKRGLTPDEERNVEPNTKSYNAKLRGLVAKGRIEDAVAVIEMMQKDGPKPDSVSYNELIRGYCKEGRLDEAKKVYVDLVKNECAPNRGTFHTLVPCFLEAGELDCALTCCHEIFSRKCKVQFSLLQGVVTALVAASRVEEAKMIVERGRKNSYPRKGLRMPPRTREDMGLKMLPTGEDIDAEAEADWEDSSPDEEGSEEGGVSKNA from the exons atggcctccgccgccgccgcctccagcgcgcgccgcctctccagcatcttctcctcGGCCAAACCACGCGCCCGACCACCCAagtccgcgcccgcgcccgccgcggcgcctgCCCCGAAacctgccgccggcgaggcggaggcgataCCCAAAAAGGGTCGCAACCGCGACATGCCCCTCGGCAAAGTCGTGCAGACCGTCATCCGGCAGCGCGATCCGGACAAGCTGGTGTCCCAGTTTGTCGCGGCGTCGGCCGCGTCCCAGAGATTCCGCGACAGGCACCGCGTGTACGAGGTGGCCGTGGCCCGCCTCGCTTCCTTCGGCCGCCAGGAGGCCGTCGCGGCCATCCTCGACGCCCAGAAGCCCTTCCTCGAGGCCTCCACCGAGGGATTCGCCACGCGCCTCGTCCGCCTCTACGGCCGCGCCTCCATGCCGTCCCACGCCGCCGCGACCTTCCACGACCTCCCGCCAAAGCACAAATCCGTCATGACCTTCaacgccctcctcgccgcctacGTCCACGCTGGCGACTTCGATGCGCTCGCCACCGCGTTCCAGCAGATCCCGGCCTCGTACCCCACCATTGTCCCCACTGTACCCTCTTACAACATTCTCATCAGCGCGTTGTGCCAGAAGCCGGACCTCTCGGCCGCCCTCGACGTCATCGCGCTGATGGACAAGCGCGGTCTTACACCCGATGAG GAGAGGAATGTTGAGCCGAACACAAAGAGCTATAACGCAAAGCTGCGGGGTCTGGTTGCCAAAGGGAGGATTGAGGATGCAGTCGCTGTAATTGAGATGATGCAGAAGGATGGGCCCAAACCTGATTCAGTCTCCTACAATGAACTCATTCGAGGGTATTGCAAAGAAGGGAGGTTGGATGAGGCCAAGAAAGTATATGTTGATCTGGTAAAGAATGAATGTGCACCAAATAGGGGCACATTTCATACCCTTGTGCCATGTTTTCTTGAGGCTGGGGAGCTTGATTGTGCTCTAACATGCTGCCATGAGATCTTTAGTAGGAAGTGCAAAGTGCAATTCTCGTTACTGCAGGGGGTAGTGACTGCATTGGTTGCTGCCTCAAGGGTGGAGGAGGCTAAGATGATTGTTGAGCGTGGGAGGAAGAACTCCTATCCTCGGAAGGGTTTGAGGATGCCACCACGTACTAGAGAAGACATGGGTTTGAAGATGCTACCTACCGGCGAAGACATTGATGCAGAAGCTGAAGCTGACTGGGAAGATTCTTCACCGGATGAAGAGGGGTCTGAGGAGGGAGGTGTGTCTAAAAATGCTTGA
- the LOC120708306 gene encoding uncharacterized protein LOC120708306, producing the protein MGERRRRGTAAAAAAGPGGGVARATEEEKAAAAPGKGPPPTVWFALKRSLHCRSEPSEVHVPRARAAGAGHLSSIATKPRAAPRSGCSRSIANLRDVIHGSKRHPGQPPSCSPRSIGSSEFLNPIAHEVVLSTNSRCELKITGFGGCGGLGAVGTTAAHDADGAVVSSFVGTLRPGTPGPAWAGHGLPYSGSMRGGGVRCTPPRSPNVLLERNGGSVAAGHRASCEENAKAGAGKGSGGLICHRCGEQFGKWEALEAHHLSKHAVTELVEGDSSRKIVEIICRTSLLKSESSCVRIDRVFKVHNTQRTLSRFEEYREAVKLKASKLPKKHPRCLADGNELLRFHGATLSCALGSGGGGSSSSLCASDRCAVCRIIRHGFSARKEGKAGVGVGVFTTSTSGRAFESIEAPPADGDDGEAAAARKALLVCRVIAGRVHKPLENLREFAGQTGFDSLAGKVGPYSNIEELYLLNPRALLPCFVVICKP; encoded by the exons ATGGgcgagaggaggcggcgcgggaccgctgccgctgccgccgccggccccggagGTGGCGTCGCGCGGGCTACTGAGGAGGagaaggccgcggcggcgcctgggaaggggccgccgccgacggtgtgGTTCGCGCTCAAGAGGTCGCTGCACTGCCGCTCGGAGCCGTCGGAGGTCCACGTGCCGCGGGCCAgggccgcgggcgccgggcACCTGTCGTCGATCGCCAccaagccgcgcgccgccccgcggTCGGGGTGCTCGCGCTCCATCGCCAACCTGCGGGACGTGATCCACGGGAGCAAGCGCCACCCGGGGCAGCCGCCCAGCTGCAGCCCGCGGTCCATCGGCAGCAGCGAGTTCCTCAACCCCATCGCGCACGAGGTCGTGCTCAGCACCAACTCCCGCTGCGAGCTCAAGATCACCGGCTTCGGCGGCTGCGGGGGGCTCGGCGCCGTCGGGACGACCGCCGCGCACGACGCCGACGGCGCCGTCGTGTCGTCGTTCGTCGGCACGCTCCGCCCGGGCACCCCGGGCCCCGCGTGGGCCGGCCACGGCCTCCCCTACAGCGGCTCCatgcggggcggcggcgtgcgctgcACGCCGCCGAGGTCCCCGAACGTGCTGCTGGAGCGGAACGGCGGCTCCGTggcggccggccaccgcgcgtCCTGCGAGGAGAACGCCAAGGCCGGAGCCGGCAAGGGCTCCGGCGGGCTGATCTGCCACCGGTGCGGCGAGCAGTTCGGCAAGTGGGAGGCGCTGGAGGCGCACCACCTCTCCAAGCATGCAg TGACGGAGCTGGTGGAAGGGGACTCGTCCCGGAAGATCGTGGAGATCATCTGCCGGACGAGCCTGCTCAAGTCGGAGAGCAGCTGCGTGCGGATCGATCGGGTGTTCAAGGTGCACAACACGCAGCGCACGCTGTCCCGCTTCGAGGAGTACCGCGAGGCCGTGAAGCTCAAGGCCAGCAAGCTGCCCAAGAAGCACCCGCGCTGCCTCGCCGACGGCAACGAGCTGCTGCGCTTCCACGGCGCCACGCTCTCGTGCGcgctcggctccggcggcggcggcagcagcagcagcctctgcGCCTCCGACAGGTGCGCCGTGTGCCGCATCATCCGGCACGGCTTCTCCGCCAGGAAGGAAGGCAAGGCCGGCGTCGGCGTGGGCGTGTTCACCACGTCCACCAGCGGCCGAGCGTTCGAGTCCATCGAGGCGCCTCCCGCCGACGGCGACGATGGGgaagccgccgcggcgcgcaagGCGCTGCTGGTGTGCAGGGTGATCGCGGGGCGGGTGCACAAGCCGCTGGAGAACCTGAGGGAGTTCGCGGGGCAGACGGGCTTCGACTCGCTCGCCGGCAAGGTCGGGCCCTACTCCAACATCGAGGAGCTGTACCTGCTCAACCCGAGGGCGCTGCTCCCGTGCTTCGTGGTCATCTGCAAACCGTAG
- the LOC120708307 gene encoding blue copper protein-like: protein MPFAALNMAEISGALACVAVALSLIHAATAADYVVGDPGGGWDGRTDYKSWAAAQTFAPGDTLTFKDNTYHNVLEVTKDAFDACTTANPISFDNSGSTTVVLTMPGTRYFICGAPGHCLGGMKMEVQVADRPAPATPSSPPPPPPSAAARDVERRPAPAPVPWAPAPAPADAPPRHAGAGHKKQHRKKRAYCAPGPLVAPARPPTVQAVESLFPFAEVAPMASTPPPPPAATSSGGPALPRAARGDVAGALAALGGLMLLAL, encoded by the exons ATGCCCTTTGCGGCATTGAACATGGCGGAGATCAGCGGGGCACTGGCATGCGTCGCGGTGGCGCTGTCGCTGATCCACGCCGCGACGGCCGCCGATTACGTCGTCGGCGACCCGGGCGGCGGGTGGGACGGGAGGACCGACTACAAGTCCTGGGCTGCAGCTCAAACGTTCGCCCCAGGAGACACCCTGA CCTTCAAGGACAACACGTACCACAACGTCCTCGAGGTGACCAAGGACGCCTTCGACGCGTGCACGACGGCCAACCCGATCTCCTTCGACAACAGCGGGAGCACCACCGTGGTGCTCACCATGCCGGGCACGCGCTACTTCATCTGCGGCGCGCCGGGGCACTGCCTGGGCGGCATGAAGATGGAGGTGCAGGTCGCCGACCGCCCCGCGCCCGCCAcgcccagctcgccgccgccgccaccaccttcAGCGGCAGCGCGCGACGTGGAGAGgcggcccgcgccggcgcccgtgCCTTGggctccagcgccggcgcccgcggatgcgccgcCGAGGCACGCGGGGGCGGGGCACAAGAAGCAGCACAGGAAGAAGCGGGCGTACTGCGCGCCCGGACCCCTGGTGGCGCCGGCACGGCCCCCCACGGTGCAGGCCGTGGAATCTCTTTTCCCGTTCGCGGAGGTCGCGCCGATGGCCTcgaccccgccaccgccgccggcggcaacGTCGTCGGGCGGGCCTGCCTTGCCGCGAGCGGCGAGGGGCGATGTCGCGGGGGCGCTGGCCGCTCTCGGCGGGCTCATGCTTCTAGCCCTGTGA
- the LOC120708309 gene encoding sulfite exporter TauE/SafE family protein 5-like, translated as MTRTPQLLPLLVAAIAVSLSAAAAAASNTTTSSHPGRLQGLLAQVWRWRERHLADPSSRPGSGSAPGVRPNTVAAWVLSFLAASVSSAGGVGGGSLFLPILNLVAGLSLKRATAYSSFMVTGGAASNVLYNLACTGGGGQLIDYDIALLFQPCLLLGVSIGVVCNVMFPEWLITVLFSLFLVCCTAKTCRAGLKIWRSESDRGGARAGAARRAHPSTEEPLLLPCDTSDAEDGNGAGFPWKDVALLVMVWLCFFALHVLIGDKHGKGVIKIKPCGVAYWLITLFQLPAAVAFTVYIMYDKRKKRDVHSQEDGKADLVGATMESTLPSLTFPLAAFVTGALGGLFGIGGGLLLNPVLLQIGIDPQTAAATSSFMVLFCASMSMVQFILLGVKGIGQASVYAGICFVASVVGAVVIERAVRKSGRVSLIVFLVTAIMALSTVIVTCFGAQDVWMQFTSGAYMGFKLPC; from the exons ATGACGAGGACTCCTcaactcctccctctcctcgtcgccgccatcgccgtttccttgtccgccgcggcggcggcagcgtccaacaccaccacctcgtcaCACCCCGGccgcctccaaggcctcctcGCCCAAGTGTGGCGATGGCGGGAACGCCACCTGGCCGACCCGTCCTCGCGCCCGGGCTCCGGGTCGGCGCCTGGCGTCCGGCCCAACACCGTGGCCGCGTGGGTGCTCTCCTTCCTCGCCGCGTCCGTGtcgagcgccggcggcgtgggcggcgggtCGCTGTTCCTGCCCATCCTGAACCTGGTGGCGGGGCTGAGCCTGAAGCGCGCCACGGCCTACTCGTCCTTCATggtgacgggcggcgcggcgtcgaACGTGCTGTACAACCTGGcgtgcacgggcggcggcgggcagctgaTCGACTACGACATCGCGCTGCTGTTCCAGCCGTGCCTGCTCCTGGGCGTGAGCATCGGGGTGGTGTGCAACGTCATGTTCCCCGAGTGGCTCATCACCGTGCTCTTCTCCCTGTTCCTCGTCTGCTGCACCGCCAAGACGTGCCGCGCCGGGCTCAAGATCTGGCGCTCCGAGtcggaccgcggcggcgccagagCCGGGGCCGCGCGGCGCGCTCACCCCAGCACGGAGGAGCCTCTGCTGCTGCCCTGCGACACCAGCGACGCCGAGGACGGCAATGGCGCCGGGTTCCCGTGGAAGGACGTGGCGCTGCTGGTCATGGTGTGGCTCTGCTTCTTCGCGCTCCATGTCCTCATTGGAGATAAGCACGGCAAG GGTGTCATCAAGATAAAACCCTGCGGCGTGGCCTACTGGCTTATCACCCTGTTCCAGCTACCTGCCGCCGTGGCTTTCACGGTGTATATCATGTACGACAAGCGGAAGAAACGCGATGTTCATAGCCAAGAGGATGGCAAG GCAGATCTCGTTGGAGCTACAATGGAGTCGACCCTGCCGTCACTCACATTCCCGCTGGCGGCTTTCGTCACCGGGGCTCTGGGTGGCCTCTTCGGCATTGGAGGGGGACTGCTTCTCAACCCTGTTCTTCTCCAGATCGGAATCGATCCGCAG ACTGCAGCGGCGACGTCTTCGTTCATGGTCCTGTTCTGCGCGTCCATGTCCATGGTTCAGTTCATCCTGTTGGGCGTGAAGGGCATCGGGCAGGCCTCCGTGTACGCGGGGATTTGCTTCGTCGCGTCGGTCGTCGGGGCCGTCGTGATCGAGCGCGCCGTCAGGAAGTCCGGGCGCGTCTCGCTGATCGTGTTCCTGGTCACCGCCATCATGGCGCTCAGCACGGTGATCGTCACCTGCTTCGGCGCGCAGGATGTCTGGATGCAGTTCACCAGCGGAGCGTACATGGGATTCAAGCTGCcctgctga